Proteins co-encoded in one Desulfitobacterium hafniense DCB-2 genomic window:
- a CDS encoding sugar diacid recognition domain-containing protein has protein sequence MELTSAIANRIVEFIYEQSGYHSIVCDPSARIIADSAKARLGVIHAGSQKILTSSQDTAVVTAEDAERSGGSMKEGFSLAIKLNGAKIGSFGIAGPLAIITPIAKVATGMVVTTIRDEEIKATIREQVQTLTASIDQAAAAIEEMVASSHEVTSIGVSVAVQAQKGHEQVKATEEILDFIRRVANQTNLLGLNAAIEAARAGEQGRGFQVVAGEVRKLAEDSSRSANDIQVILKNFRDTIEAVAAGVSQSGRINQEQAGNTQNIAAMVEGVKKVGHYLSKLADEL, from the coding sequence ATGGAATTAACTTCGGCTATCGCCAATAGAATTGTAGAATTTATTTATGAACAAAGCGGGTACCATAGTATCGTGTGCGATCCTTCGGCCCGCATTATCGCTGACTCGGCTAAAGCCCGGCTGGGTGTGATCCATGCAGGAAGCCAAAAGATTTTAACCAGCAGCCAGGATACCGCGGTGGTTACCGCAGAAGATGCTGAACGCTCAGGGGGAAGCATGAAGGAAGGGTTCAGCCTGGCGATCAAGCTCAATGGAGCCAAGATCGGAAGCTTTGGCATTGCCGGGCCCTTAGCCATTATTACACCCATTGCTAAGGTGGCTACAGGTATGGTCGTTACCACCATCCGTGATGAAGAAATTAAGGCCACCATTCGGGAGCAGGTTCAAACCCTGACAGCATCCATCGATCAGGCAGCGGCAGCCATAGAAGAAATGGTCGCCTCCTCCCATGAGGTAACTTCGATTGGGGTATCGGTGGCAGTGCAGGCGCAGAAAGGCCATGAGCAGGTTAAAGCCACAGAAGAAATTCTCGACTTTATTCGGCGGGTCGCCAACCAGACCAACTTATTGGGCCTTAATGCCGCCATCGAGGCTGCCCGGGCGGGAGAGCAGGGTCGGGGCTTCCAAGTGGTGGCAGGAGAGGTGCGCAAGCTAGCCGAAGACAGCAGCCGTTCGGCCAATGATATCCAGGTCATTCTGAAGAACTTTCGGGATACCATCGAAGCTGTTGCAGCAGGTGTAAGCCAGAGCGGCAGAATCAATCAAGAGCAGGCCGGCAACACCCAGAATATCGCCGCTATGGTGGAAGGGGTAAAAAAAGTCGGTCATTACCTGAGTAAGCTGGCCGATGAGTTATAA
- a CDS encoding (Fe-S)-binding protein, which yields MSIYSSLDSIQDELNKCMKCGNCQEVCPIYKENRREVSVARGKISLVQMVMKGEVEMTEGIADRLSLCTTCMACNKICPCGVRFDKIILAARAEAVRKKGLHPVKKIAFTALKANRLFDFGMKMGSTFQGLAMKRVHGSDKGARLRIDIGIGKEKILPNLAPRPLKDELPEVTKVKEPKMRVGYYIGCMTNYFYTDMGKAVVDVLKENDCEIVVPKDQGCCGTPAAVNGDVESAKACARRNLLAFEKLNPDVIISNCSSCGEAWKHTFPQIFEEDSEMKALADKWAARTYDIAEFLIHKVPYKKEGLGPVQRKVTYHDPCHLNRGQGVNQEPRQILNSIPGLEFIEMKKPDRCCGMAGSFYLVHPDLSGQIGAKKIADIAQTHTDTVVTGCPACRLQLTSGVMNAGLHENVMHTVQILAESYQAGKKGAKQAAR from the coding sequence GTGAGTATTTACAGTTCACTTGACTCCATCCAAGACGAATTAAATAAATGTATGAAATGCGGAAACTGCCAAGAAGTTTGCCCCATCTACAAAGAAAACCGCCGGGAAGTCTCGGTGGCACGGGGGAAAATCAGCTTGGTTCAGATGGTCATGAAGGGTGAGGTAGAGATGACAGAAGGCATTGCCGACCGTCTATCCCTCTGCACCACCTGTATGGCCTGCAATAAGATTTGTCCTTGTGGAGTTCGCTTTGATAAAATTATTCTGGCAGCCCGGGCTGAAGCCGTTCGTAAAAAAGGCCTCCATCCAGTCAAGAAGATTGCCTTTACCGCCCTCAAAGCCAACCGTCTCTTTGACTTTGGCATGAAGATGGGCAGCACTTTCCAGGGGCTGGCTATGAAACGTGTTCACGGCAGTGATAAAGGAGCTCGTCTCCGTATTGATATCGGCATCGGTAAGGAAAAGATCCTGCCCAACCTTGCTCCCCGCCCCTTAAAAGATGAACTTCCTGAAGTCACCAAAGTAAAAGAGCCCAAAATGCGGGTGGGCTACTATATCGGCTGTATGACCAACTACTTCTACACCGATATGGGTAAGGCCGTCGTCGATGTCTTAAAGGAAAACGACTGTGAAATTGTCGTTCCTAAAGATCAAGGCTGTTGCGGAACTCCCGCAGCCGTCAATGGGGATGTGGAATCGGCCAAGGCTTGCGCTCGCCGCAATCTGCTGGCTTTTGAAAAGCTGAACCCTGATGTGATCATTTCCAACTGTTCTTCCTGTGGGGAAGCATGGAAGCACACTTTCCCGCAGATTTTCGAAGAGGATTCGGAAATGAAAGCTTTAGCTGACAAATGGGCAGCCCGGACCTATGATATAGCGGAATTCCTTATTCATAAGGTTCCCTATAAGAAAGAAGGGCTGGGACCTGTTCAACGCAAAGTGACCTATCATGATCCCTGCCACTTAAACCGTGGTCAAGGGGTCAATCAAGAACCCCGTCAGATCCTCAACTCCATTCCCGGTCTGGAATTTATTGAGATGAAAAAACCGGATCGTTGCTGCGGCATGGCCGGATCCTTCTATCTGGTTCATCCGGATCTATCCGGTCAGATCGGCGCCAAGAAAATTGCGGACATTGCCCAAACTCACACCGATACAGTGGTCACCGGTTGCCCGGCCTGTCGTTTACAACTGACCAGTGGTGTGATGAATGCCGGCTTGCATGAAAATGTCATGCATACCGTTCAAATTCTCGCTGAATCCTACCAGGCAGGTAAAAAAGGAGCAAAGCAAGCAGCCCGCTAA
- a CDS encoding FAD-binding oxidoreductase, with the protein MLKAEALNELIQVLGKENVVTEHEELLSYSYDATAAMPHQTPDVFVTPKTTEQVSEVMKIATKYDLPVYPRGSATNLSGGTIPIEKGIVMSMLHMNQIIEVDAENLTATVQPGVIIQDLNDAALEHGLFYPPDPGTVKTATMGGSVSESSGGLRGLKYGVTKHYVMGMKLVRANGDIIKWGGKTVKNVTGYDLTALFTGAEGTLGIITEIIVKLNPVPEARKALLGVFDDIDKAGNAIAAIIRNKVIPATLEIMDNITIRTVENFTHAGLPVDAEAILLCEVDGYKEAVEREAALVEKILKEQGAVEINVAKTDEERDKIWLARRNALPALAQRRPTTVLEDATVPRSKIPHMIKAIRQIAEKYDLLIGTFGHAGDGNLHPTILTDENNKEEMERVDKAVEEIFQVAVSLGGTLSGEHGIGMAKAKFLPLEFGEAGVKLLKDIKEACDPDYRINPGKMVRRD; encoded by the coding sequence ATGTTAAAAGCGGAAGCTTTGAATGAACTGATCCAAGTCCTGGGCAAAGAGAATGTGGTCACGGAGCATGAAGAACTCCTGTCTTACTCTTATGACGCCACAGCAGCTATGCCTCATCAAACTCCGGATGTCTTTGTTACCCCAAAGACCACGGAACAAGTCTCGGAAGTCATGAAGATTGCCACCAAGTATGATCTTCCCGTTTATCCGCGGGGATCGGCTACCAACCTCAGCGGCGGGACCATTCCTATTGAAAAAGGAATCGTTATGTCCATGCTGCATATGAACCAGATCATCGAGGTGGACGCTGAGAACCTGACGGCGACTGTTCAACCCGGTGTGATCATTCAAGATTTAAATGATGCGGCCTTAGAGCATGGCCTTTTCTATCCTCCCGATCCCGGTACAGTAAAAACTGCCACCATGGGCGGTTCTGTCTCCGAGTCCTCCGGTGGTCTGCGTGGGCTGAAATACGGGGTGACCAAGCATTATGTGATGGGCATGAAGCTGGTTCGCGCTAATGGGGATATCATCAAATGGGGCGGCAAAACAGTGAAAAATGTGACCGGTTATGACCTGACCGCTTTATTTACCGGCGCTGAAGGGACCCTGGGTATCATCACCGAGATCATTGTCAAGCTGAATCCCGTACCCGAAGCCAGAAAAGCACTCCTCGGCGTATTTGATGATATCGATAAAGCAGGAAATGCCATTGCCGCCATTATCCGCAACAAGGTTATTCCCGCAACCCTGGAAATCATGGACAATATCACCATCCGCACGGTAGAAAACTTCACCCATGCCGGACTTCCTGTGGATGCTGAAGCAATTTTGCTCTGTGAAGTAGATGGCTATAAGGAAGCCGTTGAGCGTGAAGCAGCTCTGGTAGAGAAGATTCTTAAAGAGCAGGGCGCTGTAGAAATCAATGTGGCTAAGACCGATGAAGAACGGGACAAGATCTGGCTGGCTCGCCGGAATGCCCTGCCTGCCCTGGCTCAGCGCAGACCGACCACTGTACTGGAGGACGCTACTGTTCCCCGCAGCAAGATTCCCCACATGATTAAAGCTATCCGCCAAATCGCTGAAAAATATGATCTCTTGATCGGAACCTTCGGTCATGCCGGTGATGGCAATCTCCATCCCACGATTCTGACCGATGAGAACAACAAGGAAGAAATGGAACGCGTGGATAAGGCTGTCGAGGAAATCTTCCAGGTAGCCGTATCCTTGGGCGGAACTCTTTCCGGTGAGCATGGTATCGGCATGGCTAAAGCCAAGTTCTTGCCTCTGGAATTCGGTGAGGCCGGTGTAAAGCTCCTGAAAGATATCAAAGAAGCATGTGACCCTGATTATCGCATTAACCCTGGTAAAATGGTGAGGAGGGACTAA
- a CDS encoding FadR/GntR family transcriptional regulator, producing MDIRPIKSKRTTEIILDQIKELIVKGELSQGDKLLTENELSERFQVSRTSVREALAALSLTGILEIRQGGGIYVKANASNAIIEPLTFILLLEKNKLQNILEVRKALEVEAAGLAALRRNEEELATLGDLIEQMENDLPDAQNSEALDLKFHLTLAKASENPLLDRMMNTVQEIMGQTLQVTRALWMSATTEGTSYRLFEDHRNIYEMIRDQNADMARKLTYEHLRKVELELGKYREEEE from the coding sequence ATGGATATTCGACCGATTAAAAGCAAACGGACCACTGAAATTATCTTAGATCAAATTAAAGAGCTTATTGTGAAAGGCGAACTTTCTCAGGGAGATAAGCTCCTTACCGAAAATGAACTTTCGGAACGTTTCCAGGTCTCACGGACTTCGGTCCGGGAAGCCCTGGCTGCTCTGAGCTTAACAGGAATTTTAGAGATCCGCCAAGGGGGCGGCATCTATGTCAAGGCGAATGCCTCCAACGCTATTATCGAGCCCTTGACTTTTATTCTCCTGTTGGAAAAGAATAAGCTGCAGAATATTCTTGAGGTCCGCAAAGCTTTGGAAGTGGAGGCTGCCGGTTTAGCCGCCCTGCGCCGCAACGAGGAAGAGTTGGCAACCCTTGGAGATCTCATTGAGCAGATGGAAAATGATTTGCCGGATGCCCAGAACAGTGAGGCCCTTGATTTAAAATTCCATCTGACCTTAGCCAAGGCCAGCGAGAATCCTCTCCTCGACCGGATGATGAATACTGTTCAGGAAATTATGGGCCAGACTTTGCAAGTGACCCGAGCCCTTTGGATGTCGGCTACCACCGAAGGGACTTCATACCGGCTTTTTGAAGATCACCGAAATATTTACGAAATGATCCGGGACCAAAATGCGGATATGGCCCGCAAATTGACCTATGAACACCTGCGCAAAGTGGAATTGGAGCTGGGTAAATATCGGGAAGAGGAAGAATAA
- a CDS encoding efflux RND transporter permease subunit, with protein MKLAETSVKRPVTIIMTVLIVILLGTVSLTRLPIDLFPEFELPMAIVMTEYSGVGPQEIEKLITNPIEGAVSSTENIDIVTSTTTEGTSIVMASFKTGTDMNFATLQMREKVDMIKFALPEGAGSPMVLKIDISMMPIMQLTMSSANVDLAQLQALAEDEIKPRMERVKGVASVSISGGYENEVKIKTHQEKMQGYGLSISTLSGILAAENLNSPAGEVKKGNQDLTIRTTGEFQTLEEIENLLIPLNTGGQVRLKDIADVELGHTDVTTISRTNGLQSVSIAIQKQSGVNTVAVAEDITKAIGELKAEFPELTLDTVYDESVYIKETINTVFKEALLAGILAIGILFVFFHNLRTTFITATAIPIAVMATFACLYFMDVSINMMTLGGLSLAMGRLVDDNIVALENIYRFREAGHSKFDAAIKGVSEVGMAITASTLTTVAVFLPIVFVEGLTATLFRDLALTVGISLGASLLVSLTLVPALSAKIMKVGEIPVGRKGLRGLFDGFGRGFDNGFGRIEKSYRRFLHYALGHRKTIVVGSILIFVLSGATTLFVGAEFMPSSDAGQMTVSVKLPDGAQLEDTDAAIAEVEKHLEGIEEVQTAFAQVGGGGLMSFGGASGNSGSITIQLVPLMERERSVDEVAEELRALTKDIPGAKIEVAVTDMMSMGTTTPIDIAIKGDELDQLQQIATDIQAMVASVEGTREVKTSMGEGIPEVQVAIDREKASKYGLTAYQIANGLKGTLSGTTATRYRYEGKEINVVITGDDTFKQSLSNLEQTPITTPLGTDVPLSQIAEVTIERGPTAIERSGQARVVHVSSDIVGRDLVSVTNDIQAKLNNYPLPNGYTYDMGGENEEMVKSFQDLGMALILAIVLVYMILAAQFESLIHPFTIIFSLPMGFSGGMLGLFITRSTISVPAFIGLILLTGIVVSNAIVLVDYINKRREMGDGREEAIENAGPIRLRPIMMTSLATALGLIPMAVGIGEGAETMAPMAIVVIFGMTLSTLSTLILVPVIYTINEDFKNFLKRKGKRKAASESSETVTA; from the coding sequence TTGAAACTAGCGGAAACCTCCGTCAAGCGCCCTGTTACCATTATCATGACGGTTTTGATCGTCATTCTCTTAGGAACCGTCTCCTTGACCCGTCTGCCCATTGACCTTTTTCCGGAGTTTGAACTTCCCATGGCCATCGTCATGACCGAATACTCGGGAGTTGGTCCTCAGGAAATTGAAAAATTGATTACGAATCCTATTGAAGGAGCCGTATCTTCCACCGAAAACATTGATATCGTAACCTCCACCACCACAGAAGGTACGTCCATCGTCATGGCCTCCTTTAAAACGGGAACCGATATGAACTTTGCCACTCTGCAAATGCGCGAAAAGGTGGATATGATTAAATTCGCGTTGCCCGAAGGGGCCGGTTCACCCATGGTTCTCAAAATCGACATCTCCATGATGCCCATCATGCAACTGACCATGTCTTCGGCAAATGTGGATTTAGCCCAGTTGCAGGCCCTGGCTGAGGATGAAATCAAGCCGCGGATGGAACGGGTCAAAGGGGTTGCCTCAGTCTCCATCAGCGGTGGCTACGAAAATGAAGTAAAAATAAAAACCCATCAGGAAAAAATGCAAGGCTATGGTCTAAGCATCAGTACTCTGTCCGGTATCCTTGCGGCAGAAAACCTTAATTCTCCCGCCGGGGAAGTTAAAAAGGGCAACCAGGATCTAACCATCCGTACCACAGGTGAGTTTCAAACTCTCGAAGAGATAGAAAACCTCCTGATTCCTCTCAACACAGGGGGACAGGTCCGGTTAAAAGATATTGCCGATGTGGAACTTGGCCACACCGATGTGACCACTATTTCCCGCACCAACGGCTTACAAAGTGTCAGCATTGCTATTCAGAAACAATCCGGAGTCAACACCGTGGCCGTTGCCGAAGACATTACCAAGGCTATCGGCGAATTAAAAGCAGAATTCCCGGAACTGACCCTGGACACAGTCTATGATGAATCGGTGTATATCAAAGAGACCATTAATACCGTGTTCAAAGAAGCCCTTCTCGCCGGTATTCTGGCCATCGGCATCCTTTTCGTCTTTTTCCATAACCTGCGCACCACCTTTATTACAGCAACCGCCATCCCCATTGCCGTTATGGCGACCTTTGCCTGCCTGTATTTTATGGATGTCAGCATCAATATGATGACCTTAGGCGGATTGAGTCTGGCCATGGGACGTCTGGTCGACGACAATATCGTAGCTCTGGAAAACATCTACCGCTTCCGGGAGGCCGGACATTCCAAATTTGATGCCGCCATTAAAGGGGTGTCAGAAGTAGGAATGGCGATTACAGCCTCGACCCTGACCACCGTAGCCGTATTTTTACCTATTGTCTTCGTTGAAGGCCTGACAGCCACCCTTTTCCGGGATCTTGCTCTCACCGTAGGGATATCCTTAGGTGCTTCCCTGCTCGTATCCCTGACCTTGGTTCCCGCCTTATCCGCTAAAATCATGAAGGTTGGGGAGATTCCTGTGGGCCGAAAAGGGCTCAGAGGCCTTTTTGACGGCTTTGGCCGGGGCTTTGATAACGGCTTTGGCCGGATTGAGAAAAGCTATCGGCGCTTTCTTCACTATGCTCTTGGTCATCGCAAAACCATCGTCGTGGGCTCCATTCTCATCTTTGTTCTCTCCGGAGCTACCACTTTATTTGTGGGAGCAGAATTCATGCCTTCCTCTGACGCGGGACAGATGACAGTGAGTGTAAAACTGCCTGACGGAGCTCAATTAGAGGATACAGATGCCGCCATTGCCGAAGTGGAAAAACACCTGGAAGGAATTGAGGAGGTCCAAACAGCCTTCGCTCAGGTCGGAGGGGGAGGACTGATGTCCTTTGGTGGTGCATCAGGGAATTCAGGCTCCATTACAATCCAGCTGGTTCCGCTTATGGAGCGGGAGCGCAGTGTTGATGAAGTGGCCGAGGAACTTCGTGCTTTGACTAAGGATATTCCCGGAGCCAAAATCGAAGTCGCGGTGACCGATATGATGTCCATGGGAACAACGACCCCTATCGATATAGCGATTAAAGGGGACGAACTCGACCAGCTGCAGCAGATTGCCACAGATATTCAGGCCATGGTGGCCTCTGTGGAAGGAACCCGGGAAGTAAAAACCAGCATGGGGGAAGGAATTCCTGAAGTCCAGGTGGCAATTGACCGGGAGAAGGCCTCTAAATACGGGCTTACCGCCTATCAGATTGCCAATGGTCTGAAAGGTACTCTTTCCGGGACCACGGCCACAAGATATCGCTATGAAGGAAAAGAGATCAACGTGGTCATCACAGGTGATGATACCTTTAAGCAATCCCTATCCAATTTAGAACAAACCCCCATCACAACACCTCTTGGTACAGATGTGCCTTTAAGCCAGATCGCCGAGGTGACCATTGAACGCGGCCCCACAGCCATTGAGCGTTCAGGCCAGGCTCGTGTCGTTCATGTGAGCAGTGATATTGTGGGCCGGGATCTGGTCAGCGTCACCAATGATATTCAAGCCAAGCTCAACAATTATCCTCTTCCCAATGGCTACACCTATGATATGGGCGGAGAAAATGAAGAAATGGTTAAATCCTTCCAAGACTTAGGGATGGCTTTAATCCTGGCGATTGTCCTGGTCTACATGATTCTGGCCGCTCAGTTTGAGTCCCTGATCCATCCCTTCACGATTATTTTCTCGCTGCCTATGGGCTTTTCGGGAGGAATGCTGGGCCTCTTTATTACCAGGAGCACGATCAGCGTTCCGGCCTTTATCGGGCTCATTCTCCTTACGGGTATCGTAGTAAGTAATGCCATTGTCTTGGTAGACTATATTAATAAGCGCCGTGAGATGGGCGATGGACGTGAAGAAGCCATTGAGAATGCCGGCCCCATCCGTTTACGCCCCATCATGATGACCTCACTGGCTACAGCGCTGGGCCTTATTCCCATGGCTGTGGGCATAGGGGAGGGCGCAGAGACCATGGCTCCCATGGCTATCGTGGTTATCTTTGGTATGACTCTATCCACCCTTTCCACCCTCATTCTGGTTCCGGTAATCTACACTATCAATGAAGACTTTAAGAATTTCCTGAAAAGAAAGGGTAAAAGAAAAGCAGCCTCAGAATCCAGTGAAACCGTCACAGCCTAG
- a CDS encoding efflux RND transporter periplasmic adaptor subunit, with amino-acid sequence MKLRFRLLSTALIIGLTLTATGCGSQAAQAVVEEESYIPVEVQPAAAKTLVETVVFSGKVISDQEVSIVPKMPGKVTNINVKVGDTVQAGQVLFTMDTVDLQKSVDTAAIAVKSAELSYQMTKDSLDSAKENLERQRALYEAGAISKVQFEGIEDQVTSLENNLKAVQLQVEQAQLGYNQAHDAISDMTVTAPVSGTVAALNVVVGQMASQATAAVTVTQLDALYVSLSVPENIVNTLKVGQEATVIINSAGQKEIKGVLTSLAPAANQQLGLYPVKVTIENTENLVKPGMFAKVEIPTATKENVLAVNSEAVVLKNGEYVVFVVEEERAVAKKVVSGLDTGAEVEIREGLQAGEQVIVKGQTLVEQGSKVKVVGGSES; translated from the coding sequence ATGAAGTTAAGGTTTCGTTTATTATCAACTGCCCTAATCATCGGCTTGACCCTGACCGCTACGGGGTGCGGTTCCCAAGCAGCCCAGGCGGTAGTTGAAGAAGAATCCTATATTCCTGTTGAAGTTCAGCCGGCTGCGGCCAAGACTTTAGTAGAGACGGTGGTTTTCAGTGGGAAGGTAATCTCAGATCAAGAAGTCTCTATCGTTCCTAAAATGCCGGGAAAGGTTACCAATATTAACGTCAAGGTAGGGGATACGGTCCAGGCAGGACAAGTGCTCTTCACGATGGATACGGTTGACCTGCAGAAATCTGTCGATACGGCGGCTATAGCCGTAAAAAGTGCTGAGCTGTCTTATCAGATGACCAAGGATTCCCTGGATTCGGCCAAGGAGAATCTGGAACGGCAAAGAGCCCTTTACGAAGCCGGAGCTATTTCCAAAGTCCAGTTTGAAGGTATTGAAGATCAGGTTACCTCCTTGGAGAATAACCTTAAAGCAGTTCAGCTCCAGGTGGAGCAGGCTCAACTGGGCTATAACCAGGCTCATGACGCTATATCCGATATGACCGTAACGGCACCCGTCAGCGGAACCGTTGCCGCTCTTAATGTAGTGGTGGGGCAAATGGCTTCTCAAGCCACGGCAGCCGTGACGGTTACCCAATTGGATGCTCTTTATGTTTCCTTAAGTGTTCCTGAGAATATTGTCAATACCCTTAAAGTGGGACAAGAAGCAACCGTCATCATTAATTCCGCCGGGCAAAAGGAGATCAAAGGCGTCTTAACCAGCCTTGCTCCGGCAGCGAATCAACAGCTCGGCCTCTATCCTGTTAAAGTGACCATTGAGAATACAGAAAATCTGGTTAAGCCGGGCATGTTCGCTAAAGTTGAGATTCCCACCGCAACCAAAGAGAATGTCCTTGCTGTCAACAGTGAAGCCGTTGTTTTGAAAAACGGAGAATATGTAGTCTTTGTGGTTGAAGAGGAGCGCGCTGTCGCCAAGAAGGTGGTCTCCGGCCTGGATACCGGGGCTGAAGTGGAGATCCGCGAAGGCCTGCAGGCCGGAGAGCAAGTGATTGTCAAAGGCCAAACCTTAGTTGAGCAAGGAAGCAAAGTCAAGGTGGTAGGGGGGAGCGAATCTTGA
- a CDS encoding TetR/AcrR family transcriptional regulator: MIKKSVYLTREKVVGFAWQELKRRILNVGKEEKRIEILKAALKVISGVGFEGAKMEDIAKEAGVGKGTIYEYFDSKNALFLEMIHYCTKCFQEGLLKTLAEGEDMLGKIRNLSMYGAEFLNAHAVLMNSHIAHQALPEDMKTQMKSDWNLVYKTIEDEVRRGMEIQEIRSDVDPEMAVAVIIGGVNQYVFKKLIEENFTPQEIDHTGIAKTILTGLLY; this comes from the coding sequence GTGATCAAAAAAAGCGTTTACCTGACAAGGGAGAAAGTGGTCGGGTTCGCTTGGCAAGAATTAAAACGGAGGATCCTTAACGTGGGAAAAGAAGAAAAGCGCATAGAAATCCTCAAGGCAGCCCTCAAAGTTATTTCCGGGGTAGGATTTGAGGGGGCAAAGATGGAGGATATCGCCAAGGAGGCGGGGGTAGGAAAAGGTACGATTTACGAGTACTTTGACAGTAAAAATGCCTTGTTTTTAGAAATGATTCATTATTGTACCAAGTGTTTCCAAGAAGGGCTATTAAAGACCTTGGCGGAAGGGGAAGACATGTTGGGGAAGATTAGGAACTTATCCATGTATGGTGCAGAATTCCTGAACGCTCATGCCGTGCTGATGAACTCACATATTGCCCATCAAGCCCTGCCCGAAGACATGAAGACACAGATGAAGAGCGACTGGAATTTGGTCTATAAAACCATCGAAGATGAGGTTAGAAGAGGGATGGAAATCCAGGAGATTCGTTCTGATGTCGATCCGGAGATGGCTGTTGCGGTAATCATCGGAGGAGTGAATCAATACGTATTCAAGAAACTTATAGAAGAGAACTTTACGCCTCAGGAGATCGATCATACAGGGATCGCTAAGACCATCCTTACAGGCCTCCTTTACTAA
- a CDS encoding DUF445 domain-containing protein: MDYHRKANRVLGSVFIVFLIAAGLRFTYPTAPGIHFFLFVSEAALVGGLADWFAVTALFRKPLGWPYHTALIPRNREKMVEAIVIMVQNELLSENLLRQKIQGFRLSPWLISKVEKSGGAAFLAEKLGTALGKECQNLKIPESAAVLESMIRNKLMDSGLAKLFLAKLRIIVEKDELDPLLKEGIDKGIDLATTPRAKELLIQVLGQIQEKQIGNGGKLQKTILGLFQVTDGINLDEAAEDLQIELILHLRELQAPYHPVRGQLKELILEKLQSWERDPDALNTLESWKNTLLAETTLQPFLESLLEQVQVSLQAGRLPSGQALDHVLEPMLAAWWPALKEDTHFHALVDQFVQDVLAQALQSEHAVIGQTVRDTLESLSNEELNHFIEDKAGNDLQWIRINGSLVGGIVGGLLFVILNYGYSPLLELIKLH; encoded by the coding sequence ATGGACTATCATCGTAAAGCCAATAGAGTTTTGGGAAGCGTTTTTATAGTGTTTCTCATTGCCGCAGGATTAAGGTTCACCTATCCCACGGCTCCAGGGATTCACTTCTTCCTCTTTGTCAGTGAGGCAGCCCTTGTCGGGGGACTGGCAGACTGGTTTGCCGTGACAGCCTTGTTCCGCAAACCTTTGGGCTGGCCCTATCATACGGCCTTGATTCCCCGCAATCGGGAGAAGATGGTGGAAGCAATAGTAATCATGGTTCAAAACGAACTGCTCAGTGAGAATCTCCTGCGCCAAAAAATACAAGGCTTCCGCCTCAGTCCCTGGTTGATCAGTAAAGTAGAAAAATCCGGAGGAGCAGCATTTCTTGCCGAAAAGCTGGGCACAGCTTTAGGGAAAGAGTGCCAAAACCTGAAGATACCTGAGTCTGCTGCAGTTTTAGAATCTATGATCAGAAATAAGCTTATGGATTCAGGCTTAGCGAAACTTTTTCTTGCCAAGCTACGTATCATAGTTGAAAAGGATGAACTTGACCCCTTGCTCAAGGAGGGAATCGACAAAGGTATCGACCTGGCCACCACGCCCCGGGCCAAGGAACTGTTGATTCAAGTTCTCGGGCAAATCCAGGAAAAACAAATAGGCAACGGGGGCAAGCTTCAGAAAACGATCCTGGGGCTGTTTCAGGTCACCGACGGCATCAATCTGGATGAGGCAGCAGAGGATCTGCAGATCGAGCTCATCCTCCATTTAAGAGAGCTCCAGGCCCCTTATCATCCCGTAAGAGGTCAGCTAAAGGAACTTATACTTGAGAAACTGCAAAGCTGGGAGCGGGATCCTGATGCACTAAATACCCTGGAGAGCTGGAAAAACACCCTGCTCGCGGAAACCACACTTCAGCCTTTTCTGGAAAGCCTTCTGGAGCAGGTGCAAGTCAGCTTGCAAGCAGGAAGGCTTCCTTCCGGTCAGGCACTTGACCATGTACTGGAACCAATGCTGGCTGCTTGGTGGCCTGCTCTGAAGGAAGACACTCATTTCCATGCTCTGGTTGATCAATTTGTTCAGGATGTGCTGGCCCAAGCCTTACAAAGCGAACATGCAGTGATCGGCCAAACCGTCCGTGATACTCTGGAGAGCTTAAGCAATGAGGAACTGAACCATTTCATCGAAGATAAAGCAGGCAACGATCTTCAATGGATCCGTATCAATGGCTCCCTGGTGGGGGGGATCGTGGGAGGACTTCTTTTTGTAATCTTGAATTACGGCTACAGCCCTTTGCTGGAGTTAATAAAGCTACATTAA